TATTATGTATACCAAATTCAAACAAACTGACATTCTTATTTAATAttccattatttattattactgATCAATAAAACTATCTTAAAAAAGCGGGAGGAGGGGGCTTTCATTTTATGGTAAAAAGTTCATTCATTTCAATTATTtcacaaaaagacaaaaaagaaaataagggatcagttgaattttaaatagtAAGTTTTACTAATAAGATAGAAGACTTACTTCACATTTGGAATTACATAGAAAAGACTATTTATCTCAAAGAGGTTTAGGGAAATTCTAGGAAAACGCCAACGACTACTATCTTATTTGGCAAAGAAAAATGGAGTACGTTATAAAGAATTAATTAGCCAGTTGAACATTCGGGAATCAAAAACTCGTTAATTTGAAgagtctttttattattattatttgatttattagatcTCAAACTTGAATTTTGATGaacttctttttgttttcagtAATTCATGGAAAAATAAATCGAGGAACCCCCTATAAATATACCAGCTACAAGAAAAGACTTTATGATAGTCAATATGGGTCCCCACCACCCATCAATGCATGGCGTTCTTCGACTCATCCTTAGTCTAGACGATGAAGATGTTATTGACTGCGAACCACTATTAGGTTATTTACCCAGAGGGATGGAAAAAATTACGGAAAACCGAACAATTATACAATATTTGCCTTATGTAACACGTTGGGATTATTTAGCTACTATGTTTACAGAAGCGATAACAATAAATGGACCGGAACAGTTGGGAAATATTCAAGTACCTAAAAGAGCTAGCTATATCAGAGTAATTATGTTGGAGTTGAGTCGTATAGCTTCTCATCTCTTATGGCTTGGCCCTTTTAGGCAAATATTGGTGGGCATACCCCTTTCTTCTATATTTTTAGAGAAAGagatttaatatatgatttattcgAAGCTGCCACTAGTATGAGAATGATGCATAATTATTTTCGTATCGGAGGAGTAGCAGCTGATCTACCTCATGGTTAGCCAGATAAATGTTTGGAtttctgtgattattttttaacaggAGTTGCTGAATATCAAAAACTTATTACGCGAAATCCTATTTTTTTAGAACGCGTTGAAGGAATAGGTATTTTTAGTGTAGAGGAAGAAATAAATTGGGGTTTATAAGGACCAATGCTACGAGCTTCTACAGTACAATGGGATCTTCATAAAGTTGATCATTATGAGTGTTAATGACGAATTTGATTGGGGAGTCCAGTGGCAAAAAGAAGGGGATTTGTTAGCTCGTTATTTAGTCCGAATTGGTGAAATGACGGAATCtgtaaaaattattcaacaagCTTTGGAAGGGATTCCAGGGGGGCCTTATGAAAATTTAGAAACTCGAAGTTTTGATAGAGAAAGGAATCGAGATTGGAATAATTTTGAATATCgatttattagtaaaaaaaacttctcCCGCCTTTGAATTGCCAAAAGAAGAACTTTATGTTCGCGTTAAAGCACCAAAGGGAGAGTTGAGAATTTTTCTAATAGGGGATCAAAGTAGTTTTCCTTGGAGATGGAAAATTCACCCGCCGGGTTTGTTCAATTTACAAATTCTTcctcaattaattaaaagaatgaaattggcTGACATTATGACAATACTAGGTAGCATAGATATTATTATGGGGGAAGTTGATCGTTGAAATGATAATTGATACAACAACAGTACAAGCTAtcaattctttttctaaattgaaaTCCTTAAACGAGGTCTATGGAATTATATGGATGCTTGTCCCTATTTTAACTCTTGTATTGGGAATCATGATAGGCATATTAGTAATTATGTGGTTAGAGAGAGAAATTTCTGTAGGGATACAACAATGTATTGGACTTGAATATGCCGGTCCTTTTAGAGTTCTTCAAGCTCTCCCGGATGGAACAAAACTacttttcaaagaaaatcttttttcatCTAGAGGAGATACTCGCTTATTCAGTATTGGACCATCCATAGTAGTCATATCAACTCTATTAAGCTATTTAGTAATTCCTTTTGGCTATCACTTTGTTTTAGCGGATCTAAATATCTGTGAAGCCTGAGAATAaagtatgcaaaaaaaaaaaaaagtgggggggggggagtttataataattaaaaaaaaaatgttgttatatatatatataaaatagaaggggctaaaatatgaaaaagggagaaagatgggaccaaaatgaattaagaagaGATGGGACTATAAATACCCATCCCTTCTCTCATTCATGACCGGGGGaggtaacaaaaagaaaaggggagggaaatttttcagattttccttCACCAAGCTTAAGAGAAAACACCTAAATTTCTATACCTACACAAACCTTAGATTTTCTACGTGGGGAGACAAACCGGGGCAGGAGatttacaagaagaaaaagTGATAGAATTTCTAAGAGAAGAGGGAGTGGGAGGCCGGCTGCTTGTAGAGAAGAAAGGGGTTAGGAAACTTTaatcaaatcagaaatcaaaccTAAATTTCCTCCAGGTATGAAGTTCTAAACCAATTGGGAAagccaaattaaattcatgcaaGAATTGtgcattaatttgaagtttgaaaaattagggTCTTTGAGTAAAATTTGGGGAAATGTGGAATTAATTGGAACTAAATGAGTTGAGCAGCATAGGttgcctaaaaaggatggaattATGCAAAGAAGATTTCAACAAAAACCAAAGACCATGGGGAAATAGTGGCCAGCCATGAGATTGTtaggaaagaaaggaaattgtGATAGTTGCGTTGTTTTCCTTATTGCAAAATTGAAACAGGTTTCAGGAGGTGAATGATAAGGAAATGTGGTGATtgagtgtgtatatatataaataaaaaaaaaaaagagaaggaactgATTTTAAAGGACCGGCCActggaggggaagaaaaaaaacagaggagaacgTATGACTCCcctgttaattaattaggtgtGTTGTTATAGTGTAGTTACAAATTGTAACTTATAAGGGAGAGGAACCTACGTTCCAGGTAAGGTGAAAACATGGCTGAAATTGGCTGAAATTGATGGGGAAAAAAGGattggaaataaaaattgtagGTACCTTCTCCATTGACAAAACAGGGCAGATTTGTTGCCCTGGTTCCTGAGAGAATTTGGACCTGAAGATGATAGAATCTAGGGAGGGTCCATTCATAGAAGTTGTAGCCGGaagtgttagctttccaacgaatcTAACCTCGCCTAATTTGGAGTCCTAGAACTCCGGATACAAAtgaaaatctgaggagaggtcaagctGCCACCCCTGTTGGCAGTTTCGGCCAAGTCGATAAAACGGCAAAATTTAGCcgtattaagggtagaatttgttttcttgcccTTCACAAAGTGtgtcttgatcttcaaaaagaataaacggtaatcaaaattgaatttatgatgtcCACTTGGACTACAAATGAGCCGAAAATGtgaaaggataataatgaggaatgtaagtgagaaagaaaagattggtaaaagagaaatgaatattattcccattgttgttgttgtgttgtgATATGTGGACTAATATGGAATAATGATGGGTGTTTGTGGTTTCAGGAGGAACCGCGGGAGGAGTACAACAACAACAGGGGAACGCAAGTCGAGCGTCTACAGCAGGTAGGTACTCGGTACCTATATCTCCtcttgttaataattattttaactaactattgaactataaaaatttggtgcatattgatgaggaaaagaaaggggaaaaggaaaggtGAAATGGTGGGAAAAtagaaatgaggactaaatttaaattataggtCCTTTTAGAGGAGATGAACAGTAACAACGAAttttaataatgattgtttCTCGAATTTGATTAGCCTGTCCCTGATatgggaggctaatgatgttaaccAAGCTGGTTAACATCGGCATTACCGGTACGTGGGAggagaaatataaaaacttgattaactattcgaattcagaatagttaatgatatcggcgggtgacgtcgatatcggcaaaatttgtaaacttgattaactattcggattcagaatagttaatgatatcggcgggtgacgtcgatatcggcaaaatttgtaaacttgattaactattcggattcagaatagttaatgatattggCGGGTGtcgtcgatatcggcaaaacttatagacttgattagctttccgaggtgaaagctaatgatgtcaagaatccttGACATCGGCATACCCGAGGACCTCCCAAAGTAGCATAGAACAGTGATTAactattttggttcaaaatatatatatatatatatatatatatatatatatatatatatatatatatatataatgacacCAACGGTCGTGTTAGCGTCGGCATTTTCATGAATCTGATTAGTTGACCCCAGGATGGAAAACTAAAGACACTAATGGAGGTCGTTAGTGCCGGTATAGTCTTCCTAATGTGGGGAGAAGTAGTTAAAGGAAATAAACTGGATAATCCTCAAAAGGGATGGTGGTGGTGTATTGAAATTGCATATGACTTAAGTAGGTAGATGTGTTGTATAAATTTCTTCCGtgaattgtttgtattttagttatttttaattatatggaaaatttatgttttgcaggTCCCTCCCATTCACGTCAGGAGTAGAATTTAGGTTCCTTATCCCTTTTGTATAAGTTAGGAACTTAGagattttcatgtaattttgttaTGCAGCAAACATGTAACCTGAATAGAATAGTATACTCcctatattattatgttttggaatattaatgtattaatctATACTTGGAAAAATTATAGCGTAATAGCTTATGTTCAGAACGCTAAATTGTGTTGtgcttatatatatgaaatttcagtGCTTGGATGGtcctcttaattaataatttatgcatGTGATATGAGATGGAGATTGAGAATGAAGATTTGTCCTAAGTATATTCTcgaatgaataaaatgattgaatgtACCAATCATGGATGTGATTATGGGTGGGATGTGATTATAATTGTGTGCAGGAtaaattgtcgataacttgggatctcccggtataggggagactctgccaaaatttcgttagaaattttggtgaatttaacaaaaaaaaaaaattgctccaTTTGCCCTTTATGTAAgagttaaacaaatatatattgattgaaattgttttgagGTTGTTACAATATCGGAGTCTTTTTATGGATTGTCATTTCAAGTATTGCTCCCATTGGACTTCTTATGTTAGGATATggatcaaataataaatattcttttttaggTGGTCTACGAGTTGCTGCTCAATCGATTAGTTATGAAATACCATTAACTCTCTGTGTATTTTATCCATATCTTTACGTGCGATTcgttgaaacataaatttttccctattccctttttctttattaggaAGAAggtgaaattaattgaatatatatctttattttttagttataatttgaATTGATGAACTAAATTAGATAGTTATATGAGTGAAAGAAAACAACTTCTAaatttgcagtaaaaaaaatcGAGACTCATTTGTTATGTACAACAATAAAGCAGAAATTAAGATAAGAAGATGAGATCATTTGTCCCAAAATTAGTTGATTAGTCATCCTGGCTTGAAAGTGGGCTCAAAGACTCAACCTTAGTGAGTTTTTACTATCATATATATGTTACTGTAATGCTACGGAGCAgttgagtaaaaataaaaatgagtggATGGTTGGAACACCAAGATACATAAAATATTAGTAATagaattatctaaaataaaagaatattaattggGGCTTTAAATTAGTAGAAATGATCAGGTAGTACTCCCCATGATTCTAATCTAGAGTACGCTTCTATCCACCAATTAAACAAATAACTATTAGGAACGAACTAatcttttaccttcttttttttttccagaaggAAGaataggaacaaaaaaaaaagaatagaattacaatagaaaaagaaaaaaaaatagatcattttttcttctttctttcctatATCGATATTCATAGAAATCGAATTTGTGTCATAATTCATGAAATAATGGACTGTCTAATTATTTTTCGTAATCGAAAATGATaggttaaaatatttattggtttttctACAAGAAGTATTTTATTGAAAGATTTAAGTTATTgctcaagaaagaaaaattgaaattcttaaaaaatgagATCAATTCAGAAGTACtttattttagtattataatagacAAAATTACATTGGTCAAATTTTGGAATTGGAGGGGCATCCGATAGATTTGGATCCTATTTATCCTACAAATATATCGAGATAAATAATATGATCTGGAccttagatttatttatagccTTTGAGGAGCCATATGAGGTGAAAATCTCATGTATGGTTTTGTAATAGCGATGGGAACAGTGATGTCATCACCGACTATGATTATCTAACAGTTCAAGTATAGTTGATATAATTGAGGCATAATCAAAATATGGTTTGGGGGGATGGAATTTGTGGCGTCAACCTataggatttattatttttttcatttcttcccTAGCAGAATGTGAGAGATTACCTTTTGATTTAccagaagtagaagaagaattAGTAGCAGGTTATCAAACCGAATATTCgagtatcaaatttggtttattttatgttgCTTCCTATCTAAACTTATTAGTCTCTTCATTATTTGTAGCAGTTCTTTACTTGGGCGGTTGGAATATCTCTATTTCGTACATATCCGTTCCAGagttttttgattttgaaataaataaagtagGTAGAGTCTTTGGAACAACAATGGGTATTCTTATTACATTGGTTAAAACTATTTGTTCTTGCTCATTCCTATCACAACAAGATGGACTTTACCTAGACTAAGAATGGACCAACTATAAAATCTTGGATGGAAATTTCTTTTACCTATTTCTCTTGGCAATCTATTATTAACAATCTCTTCCCAACTCTTTTCACtataaagtaattattttctatatttatagtTTGTCTCAAACaagataaagaaacaaatataaaattattcatagAGATTCACGATATGTTACCTATGGTAACTGGGTTCATGAATTATGGTCAACAAACCATACGGGCTACAAGGTACATTGGTCAAAGTTTCATGACTACCTTATCCCACGTAAATCGTTTACCTGTAACTATTGAATATccttatgaaaatattaatcacATCGGAGGGTTTCCGCAGTCAAatctattttgaatttgataaatGCATTGCTTGTGAAGTATGTGTTCGTGTATGTCCTATAGATTTACCTGTTGTTGATTGGGAATTGGAAACTAATATTCGAAAGAAACGATTGCTTAATTACAAGTATTGATTTCAGAATCTGTATATTTTGTGGCAACTGTGTTGAGTATTGTCCAACTAATTGTTTATCAATAACTGAAGAATATGAACTTTCTACCTATAATCGTCACGAATTGAATTATAACCAAATTGCTTTAGGTCGTTTACCAATGAATACAATTCGAAACAATTTTGAATTCACCTCAATCTTTAATCAAAATGAGTCAAACCCCCTGTTGATTAAAGATTGATTGAAGAgtcatttttaatcattaaacaaAGATCTAGGTTTGATATAAAAgtctgaaatatatttttttttcattttgtttggtcAAATAACTACAAAAGCTACAAATCCCAACTAGCGATTGGATTTGATTGATTGGTAAGAATTGCAGCGCAAGCTTAATTTGGATTGAAAATCTATTAATATAGTAATAATTCTATCCATAATTATTTCTATTtcgaaatagaaataaaaattaaagtgtcaatttttattttttcgagaAAGAATGAGATTAGTCCGATAGCGGTACTACAAGTAATTTAAATCTTTTAGGATTTAATTCAATTAGGAACCCATTCTAAATAAGTTTTTCCTGGTCGGGTCAATaaagtcatgaaaaaaaaaagaatttgatttttttatcttttattttacgtACAATGAATTTATCCTGGACCAatacatgattttcttttagtCTTTCTAGGATTAGGTCTTATATTAGGAGGTCTAGCAGTGGTATTACTTACCAATCCAATTTTTTCTGCCTTTTCATTAGGATTGGTTCTTGTTtgtatatctttattttatattttatcaaactcTCATTTTGTAGTTGCGGCGCAGCTCCTTATTTATGTGGGagctataaatattttaattttatttgttgtaatGTTCATGAATGGTTCAGAATATTACAAAGATTTCAATCTTTGGACTATTGGGAATGGTCTTACTTATCTAATTTGTGCAAGTCTTTTTGTTTTACTAATTACTATTATTTCAAATACAACATGGTATGAGTTTAGTAATTCAGTTTATCTCGATTATAAAAAAGGCATTAAATTATAGTAATTTTAATAAGAACTCGAAGATTTTTTGTAACATAACCTCCTTGTCACAAGCATATGTATTTTACAAATGATCAAAAGTCCAAGTTATTAACCTATATAAGTTAAGATTTTTCCTTCAATATCATGGAACATCTCTTTTTcttaagaatgaaataaaatattattttggagTCCAAGGAAGATTTcagttcaaattaaaagatacaAATTTTAGAAATTCTGTAATGAATGAATggtgttgttacccatttttgggttcccataaaacaaaatgagaaaatatcaaaaaatatcaaaaaaatattcaaaagaaatccaaaaaataacagGAGCGAGAAAAGGATGTTAGAATGCCGAAAAAATgccaaaattggttgaggagattcaaaaatgcaaaaggCTGAAATTTGACAGTGAGAACCTTGCTGataaggaaaattcaatttgaggaagaaaattccaaaatcagatgtttatggactcaattaaattttatccaaggtttaattgaatttatggagggtttgattgcaagaaaattgatttcttaagtcaatttaggcttttattggaagaaattaaagttttggggttcaattataattttgaagagttgatttggtcaaatcaggggcttaattgcatatttattgaagtttgatggtcaattaaggacttgattgaaacaatctgaaaccaaggaccaaaccggaAAAGGCGCTAAActcaagggatccaattacaatttatctggggggcttgattacaaaattgcaaaaaacatccaaggaccaaatcagAAATATGCATTTTGAATTAGCAAACGACATCGTTTCCTTGACAACTGTTGATCACCTTCTTCATCCGCAACGGTTTCGACAGTGAATGAGCGTTATCAATGGAGCCATTTCAGCAACAAAAACAGCAGATTGCTTCAGTTATGGGGAATGTTTCACGGCTATTATTCCTCTACATGCCGTTACCAAGTTGGACGTTGCACCGCAGGCCATTCTTTGgcttataaaagccagagaaagacgatgaaaggaaaagagggggggagaaaaggaaaggagaggGAAAACCAGAGGGGAACGACAGAGGAAAGAATAAAGGAGGGGAGAGAGCCGTACCAGCACTGCCAACGCCATCGTcagctcatcatcttcttcGTCCAGCAGCCACTGCCATTCTCCATTACAGCCGCAGAGCACTTCacaatggaaaaaagaaaaacagaagagGGAACGAGACAGTGAGGGGGGGAAACAGAAACAGAGAGGGGGAGACGATAGAGACAGGAGGCAGAAGGGaaaggaaaacacaaaaaaacagagaggagcCGTAGGGAAAGAAAGTTAAAgaggaagaaggaaagaaaaaggagaaccACCGTTGGTCTTCCTCTACACCGCTGCCACAACGCCGCCACTGAGAAGGGAGTATCGAtcaacagaaaaaaagaaaacagaggcTCACGCCTCTGCATAGAGAGGAGAAGAGCCACTGTCGCCCCCCATAGCAACTCCACCGGCTAGCAACCTCCACCGCACCGTCTGAAAGCCACCAACAGCTCCACCCCCACCAGAGACCAAAAGGAGAAGAACCAAACAGAagcagatgaaaaaaaaaacaacaacagagGTTGTTTCTCTGcacggggaagaagaagaaaagctgcAGCAAACACTGCCCGCCACCGTCATAACTACCGTGAGCCATCGTCGGCttcctctccaccgccaccagCATCACTGTGAGCGTACGCCATTACCATCGTCTTCGACATCATTTCCGCCACCAGGTTTGTTCTCTTCGTCTCAGTGCATGCAAttcatttttgcattttcactgctcaagtgaattataattcacttgaacagtaactgcTTCCATTTACTTAAGCATGCATGCGTAAGcatgccttttgttttcctagCCGGGCGGTTAGGcctgctgggtccagcccagccacatgggccaGGTTGGGCCcagctcataaaaaaaataaaaataaaataaaatttcttcaaaaattatttcaaaaaatttgtgattttctcatatattttttactgcattttgattgatattggtttgtatttttatactgtaaagatacaaatccggtattaaaatacctggtttttgttgaaacaaaaaaaaataaaaaaatattttgtttttatacatacggccaagtctctcaaaaattaaaaaaaaaatcatattgtatttccatacaacaaagaaaatttcaaaaatatgtattagcatgcattttggctttaataaccagtttattatagtcacgagaactaggccaatagttcaaaaattctcaaaaaaattattttgttttcctttaatatctggggttatgaccttatacgtaagacgtatcccggatattaaattcttttgttgacgtcagaattacccgataagataaagatcttcttaccgaggaggacttttcttaaaccatagacgggccaacaactagaaaacacgacaagaccttagattttatcagacaataaaataatgcagcttatcttaggtagggcgtatttggggtgctaataccttccctttacgcaaccagtccccgtacccgatctctgagactagttagggttcctagtgaccaaaatactaagtggcgattcccattccatttttccactaataaaatgaaagaattcCTTATCTTCTcacatttgccagatagatagaAGATAACAGAAtttgagggtggatgttttcaccgcgacgccgcacacatgCGACAAATGGAAAAACTGGATAAGAAGTGATTATCaatataaatacaatttatCTCACATCAGATGGTCTATTTTAATATCGCAAAAATGACGAAATAGAATGAATCAACAACATATGattgaaaataaagatttaaataaatGGAATTTGTATGACAAAGACCAATTAATtcattatgaaaaacaaatgctTTTAAAGTAGATTCATTATCGAaccaaaaagataatttaaaaaaatactatagatataatattttattatataaatccATTAATTATGAAGATAAAAAAGACTCATCTATTTATGAATTACTATTCCAATTAAATAATAAGCAAGagcttttttataattacaaaatagataaaaggaaaattatttgatatgtcGGGAGGTATCCCTTGTCAATAAGCATCTAGCAGAAGATGATATTATCGATACTGAAAAAAAGCTCGCATAGAAAATATTTGGATTGGAGAATTATCTATTTTGGTCTTACAAAGAAAGTCGACTATTGAATCCCTGGATCGATACcagaaccaaacaaaaaaaaaacatttttgattgGATGGGAATGAATGAAGAAATACTAAATCGTCCCACATCAAATTTAGAATTTTGGTTCTTTCAAAATTTGTGATACTTTGTAACGCATATAAGA
This window of the Populus trichocarpa isolate Nisqually-1 chromosome 13, P.trichocarpa_v4.1, whole genome shotgun sequence genome carries:
- the LOC112323884 gene encoding LOW QUALITY PROTEIN: NAD(P)H-quinone oxidoreductase subunit 1, chloroplastic (The sequence of the model RefSeq protein was modified relative to this genomic sequence to represent the inferred CDS: deleted 2 bases in 1 codon), with the translated sequence MIIDTTTVQAINSFSKLKSLNEVYGIIWMLVPILTLVLGIMIGILVIMWLEREISVGIQQCIGLEYAGPFRVLQALPDGTKLLFKENLFSSRGDTRLFSIGPSIVVISTLLSYLVIPFGYHFVLADLNICCYNIGVFLWIVISSIAPIGLLMLGYGSNNKYSFLGGLRVAAQSISYEIPLTLCVLSISLRAIR
- the LOC127904221 gene encoding NAD(P)H-quinone oxidoreductase subunit H, chloroplastic-like — translated: MIVNMGPHHPSMHGVLRLILSLDDEDVIDCEPLLGYLPRGMEKITENRTIIQYLPYVTRWDYLATMFTEAITINGPEQLGNIQVPKRASYIRVIMLELSRIASHLLWLGPFRQILLIIMSVNDEFDWGVQWQKEGDLLARYLVRIGEMTESVKIIQQALEGIPGGPYENLETRSFDRERNRDWNNFEYRFIKELYVRVKAPKGELRIFLIGDQSSFPWRWKIHPPGLFNLQILPQLIKRMKLADIMTILGSIDIIMGEVDR